The following coding sequences are from one Mesorhizobium onobrychidis window:
- a CDS encoding methyltransferase family protein yields MDERDAAAELQKMVNGFQVSQAICVAATLGIADHLKDGKRTSGELAALTNTHPQALYRLLRALASVGVFHEAEDRSFSLTPLSGALRSDVQQSVEPWAILAGRPYFRQASGRVRHLPPRDDGHVAWRRRRGDRGL; encoded by the coding sequence ATGGATGAGCGGGATGCCGCTGCCGAACTCCAGAAAATGGTCAATGGCTTCCAGGTATCTCAGGCGATTTGCGTCGCCGCCACGCTGGGCATTGCAGACCATCTCAAGGACGGAAAACGCACCAGCGGCGAACTGGCCGCGTTGACCAATACTCATCCGCAGGCGCTCTACCGGCTGCTGCGCGCCCTTGCGTCGGTCGGCGTGTTCCATGAAGCGGAAGACCGGTCGTTCTCGCTGACCCCGCTCAGCGGCGCGTTGCGATCCGATGTTCAGCAGTCGGTCGAGCCGTGGGCGATTCTGGCCGGACGGCCGTATTTCCGTCAGGCATCCGGAAGAGTCCGTCATCTTCCACCGCGCGATGACGGCCATGTCGCGTGGCGTCGCCGCCGCGGTGATCGCGGCCTATGA
- a CDS encoding potassium channel family protein, which translates to MKAPEREGVEDFSALARLRGTLRKLYHGRTPAAFRFQLVAIVIDLAIIAFFIATPVIQESSSFLWLDYSVAALVAADMIARLLASNDMLRLMKQPASWVDAFILLTLLMPSALANLGFLRILRLWSLSRSGALWRFFEMRGLKKWREASHAVINLLTFLLVITGFVYTFFFSTGAGLEGYVDALYFTVATVTTTGFGDIVLPGIAGKLTAIVTMIIGISLFVRLAQALFRPAKVFFSLPQCGLQRHEPDAVHCKACGHLLNIPDEGD; encoded by the coding sequence ATGAAGGCGCCGGAAAGGGAAGGAGTGGAGGATTTTTCAGCCTTGGCGCGGCTGCGCGGCACGCTGCGCAAACTTTATCACGGGCGCACGCCCGCGGCTTTCCGGTTTCAACTGGTCGCCATTGTCATCGACCTTGCCATCATCGCCTTCTTCATCGCCACACCGGTGATCCAGGAGTCGTCCTCTTTCCTCTGGCTTGATTATTCTGTGGCAGCACTTGTCGCCGCTGACATGATTGCCCGGCTGCTTGCCTCCAACGACATGCTGCGCCTGATGAAACAGCCGGCGTCGTGGGTCGATGCCTTTATCCTGCTGACGCTGCTGATGCCTTCGGCGCTGGCCAACCTAGGTTTTCTGCGCATATTGCGGCTGTGGTCGCTGTCACGCAGCGGCGCGCTGTGGCGGTTTTTCGAGATGCGCGGGCTCAAAAAATGGCGCGAGGCGAGCCATGCAGTCATCAATCTCCTGACATTCCTCCTTGTCATCACCGGCTTCGTCTACACCTTCTTTTTCAGCACCGGGGCCGGTCTCGAAGGCTATGTCGACGCGCTTTATTTCACCGTCGCCACGGTGACAACGACCGGCTTCGGCGACATCGTCCTGCCGGGTATCGCCGGCAAGCTCACCGCGATCGTCACTATGATCATCGGCATATCGCTGTTCGTCAGGCTGGCGCAGGCGCTCTTCCGCCCCGCCAAGGTGTTTTTTTCCTTGCCCCAATGCGGACTTCAGCGGCACGAACCCGACGCCGTCCACTGCAAGGCCTGCGGGCATCTCCTCAACATCCCCGACGAAGGCGACTGA
- the dnaE gene encoding DNA polymerase III subunit alpha encodes MANETLPRDPLRREALVRASRPEVPARPFIHLRVHSAYSLLEGALQLGTVVGHAVKDEAPAIAVTDTNNLFGALEFAQKAVKEGIQPIIGCQTTLAFSGEASDSQRDRRRQGPDMRPVVLIAATEAGYSNLVRLVSRVYLETPPGEAVHLTTEMLQGHCDGLICLSGGPRGPIGNALKEDRRDLAETRLLALKALFGDRLYVELERVSGYDRAIEQSSVDLAYTNDLPLVATNEAFFSSRDDYEAHDALIAIAEGSVVAVDNRRRLSPDNFLRNQADMARLFADLPEAIDNTVEIALRCSYYPKTRNPILPRFAGGDVADADAAVKAEAQELARQAHEGLEARLAAHGLAPGYTVEQYRERLEFELGVIEKMKFPGYFLIVADFIKWAKAQGIPVGPGRGSGAGSLVAYSTTITDIDPLRFSLLFERFLNPDRVSMPDFDIDFCQDRREEVIRYVQQKYGRDQVGQIITFGTLQARAVLRDVGRVLQMPYGQVDKLSKMVPSNPANPVKLADAIANEPRFAEEAEREPIVQTLLDMAQKLEGLYRHASTHAAGIVIGDRPLWELVPMYRDPRSDMPVTQFNMKYVEQAGLVKFDFLGLKTLTVLETAVKLIRRRGIEIDLAHIPLDDPDTYAMLSRGEVVGVFQVESAGMRKALIGMRPDCIEDIIALVALYRPGPMENIPTYNARKHGEEEMASIHPKIDHLVKETQGVIVYQEQVMQIAQELSGYSLGEADLLRRAMGKKIRAEMDKQRERFVSGAVERGVGKPQADFIFDLLAKFADYGFNKSHAAAYAVVSYQTAYLKAHYPVEFLAASMTLDMGNTDKLADFRQDALRLGIDVVAPSVISSFRAFEVGENRIFYSLAALKGVGDAAVEHIVAMRGEKPFKSLADFCERVDPKIVGKRVFESLIMAGALDCFGHDRAAMMAGVERMMGLASLAQQNAISGQHDIFGASLGAQSQALNLPATDPWLAADRLHREFQVVGFYLSAHPLDEYKAALQKMRVQNWAEFSAAVKRGAAAGRLAGTVTTKQERKTRTGNKMGVVQFSDTSGQYEAVLFSEGLAQYRDLLEPGRSVVITVSAEDRPEGVNLRIQTVQSLEDEASRIQKALRIFVRDDRPASAIQSQLTQRGDSQVSIIVIKDEAQGEVEIELPNRYRVSPQIASAMRAVPGVVEVELV; translated from the coding sequence ATGGCGAATGAGACACTTCCACGCGACCCCTTGCGGCGCGAGGCCCTTGTGAGGGCATCGCGGCCGGAAGTGCCTGCGCGCCCGTTCATTCATCTGCGCGTCCATTCGGCCTATTCGTTGCTCGAAGGCGCATTGCAGCTCGGCACGGTTGTCGGCCATGCGGTCAAGGATGAGGCTCCAGCCATCGCCGTCACCGACACCAACAATCTGTTCGGCGCGCTCGAATTTGCGCAAAAAGCGGTGAAGGAGGGCATCCAGCCGATCATCGGCTGCCAGACCACTCTCGCCTTTTCCGGCGAAGCCAGCGACAGCCAGCGCGACCGCAGGCGGCAAGGCCCGGATATGCGGCCCGTGGTTTTGATCGCGGCGACCGAGGCCGGCTACAGCAATCTGGTCAGGCTGGTCAGCCGGGTCTATCTCGAAACGCCGCCCGGCGAGGCCGTGCATCTGACGACCGAGATGCTGCAAGGCCATTGCGACGGCCTGATCTGTCTCAGCGGCGGGCCGCGCGGCCCAATCGGCAACGCCTTGAAGGAGGATCGCCGCGATCTCGCCGAGACGCGGCTTTTGGCGCTCAAGGCGCTGTTCGGCGACCGGCTCTATGTCGAGCTGGAACGGGTTTCCGGTTATGACCGGGCGATCGAGCAATCGTCCGTCGACCTCGCCTATACCAATGACTTGCCGCTGGTCGCCACCAACGAGGCGTTTTTCTCCTCCCGCGACGACTATGAGGCGCATGACGCGCTGATTGCCATCGCCGAAGGTTCGGTCGTCGCCGTCGACAACCGCCGCCGCCTGTCGCCCGACAATTTTCTGAGAAACCAGGCTGACATGGCGAGGCTGTTCGCCGATCTGCCGGAAGCGATCGACAACACCGTCGAGATCGCGCTGCGCTGCTCCTACTACCCCAAGACCCGCAACCCGATCCTGCCGCGCTTTGCCGGCGGCGATGTCGCCGATGCCGATGCGGCGGTGAAGGCGGAGGCGCAGGAGCTTGCCAGACAGGCGCATGAAGGGCTGGAGGCGCGGCTCGCCGCGCACGGACTGGCTCCCGGCTACACGGTCGAACAATATCGCGAACGGTTGGAATTTGAGCTCGGCGTCATCGAGAAGATGAAGTTCCCCGGCTACTTCCTGATCGTCGCCGACTTCATCAAATGGGCGAAGGCGCAAGGCATTCCGGTCGGGCCGGGCCGCGGTTCGGGCGCCGGCTCGCTGGTCGCGTATTCGACGACCATCACCGATATCGATCCGCTGCGCTTCTCGCTGCTGTTCGAGCGCTTCCTCAATCCCGACCGCGTGTCGATGCCCGACTTCGACATCGATTTCTGCCAGGACCGGCGCGAGGAGGTCATCCGCTACGTCCAGCAGAAATACGGCCGCGACCAGGTCGGCCAGATCATCACCTTCGGCACGCTGCAGGCTCGCGCGGTGCTGCGCGACGTTGGCCGCGTGCTGCAGATGCCCTATGGCCAGGTCGACAAGCTCTCCAAGATGGTGCCGTCGAACCCGGCCAATCCGGTCAAGCTCGCCGACGCCATCGCCAACGAACCGCGCTTTGCCGAAGAGGCCGAGCGCGAGCCGATCGTGCAGACGCTGCTCGACATGGCGCAGAAGCTGGAAGGGCTCTACCGCCACGCCTCGACGCATGCCGCCGGCATCGTCATCGGCGACCGGCCGCTGTGGGAGCTGGTGCCGATGTACCGCGACCCGCGTTCCGACATGCCGGTCACCCAGTTCAACATGAAGTATGTCGAGCAGGCCGGGCTGGTGAAGTTCGACTTCCTCGGCCTGAAGACGCTGACGGTGCTGGAGACTGCGGTCAAGCTGATCCGCCGCCGCGGCATCGAGATCGATCTCGCCCACATTCCGCTCGACGACCCTGATACCTACGCCATGCTATCGCGCGGCGAAGTGGTCGGCGTGTTCCAGGTGGAAAGTGCCGGCATGCGCAAGGCGCTGATCGGCATGCGGCCCGACTGCATCGAAGACATCATCGCGCTGGTCGCTCTCTATCGGCCGGGACCGATGGAGAACATACCGACGTATAACGCCAGAAAGCATGGCGAGGAGGAGATGGCGTCGATCCACCCGAAGATCGACCATCTGGTGAAGGAGACGCAAGGCGTCATCGTCTACCAGGAACAGGTGATGCAGATCGCGCAGGAGCTCTCCGGCTATTCGCTGGGCGAAGCCGATTTGCTGCGCCGCGCCATGGGCAAGAAGATCCGCGCCGAGATGGACAAGCAGCGCGAACGCTTCGTTTCGGGCGCGGTCGAGCGCGGCGTCGGCAAGCCGCAAGCCGACTTCATTTTCGACCTGCTGGCAAAGTTCGCCGACTACGGTTTCAACAAGTCGCATGCCGCCGCCTATGCAGTCGTCTCCTACCAGACGGCCTATCTGAAGGCGCACTACCCGGTCGAGTTCCTGGCCGCGTCGATGACGCTCGACATGGGCAACACCGACAAGCTCGCCGATTTCCGCCAGGATGCGCTGCGCCTCGGCATCGATGTCGTGGCGCCGTCGGTGATATCAAGCTTCCGCGCCTTCGAGGTCGGCGAGAACCGAATCTTCTATTCGCTGGCCGCGCTCAAGGGCGTCGGCGACGCCGCGGTCGAGCACATCGTCGCCATGCGCGGCGAAAAACCGTTCAAGAGCCTCGCCGATTTCTGCGAAAGGGTCGATCCGAAGATCGTCGGCAAGCGGGTCTTCGAAAGCCTGATCATGGCCGGCGCGCTCGACTGCTTCGGCCACGACCGCGCCGCGATGATGGCCGGCGTCGAGCGGATGATGGGGCTGGCGTCGCTGGCGCAGCAGAATGCAATATCGGGCCAGCACGACATTTTTGGCGCCTCGCTCGGCGCGCAGTCGCAGGCGCTCAATCTGCCGGCGACCGACCCGTGGCTTGCCGCCGACCGCCTGCACCGTGAATTCCAGGTGGTCGGCTTCTATCTCTCGGCTCATCCGCTGGACGAATACAAGGCGGCGCTGCAGAAGATGCGGGTGCAGAACTGGGCCGAGTTCTCGGCGGCCGTCAAACGGGGTGCTGCCGCCGGGCGGCTTGCCGGCACCGTCACCACCAAGCAGGAGCGCAAGACGCGCACCGGCAACAAGATGGGCGTCGTGCAGTTCTCCGACACGTCGGGCCAGTATGAAGCAGTGCTGTTTTCCGAGGGGCTGGCGCAGTATCGCGACCTGCTCGAGCCCGGCCGTTCGGTGGTGATCACCGTTTCGGCCGAGGACAGGCCAGAAGGCGTCAATCTGCGCATCCAGACCGTGCAGTCTCTGGAGGACGAGGCAAGTCGCATCCAAAAAGCCTTGCGCATCTTTGTCAGAGATGACCGACCCGCGTCGGCGATTCAATCGCAGCTGACCCAGCGCGGCGACAGTCAGGTGAGCATTATCGTTATCAAGGATGAGGCGCAAGGCGAGGTCGAGATCGAACTGCCCAACCGTTACCGCGTCTCGCCGCAGATTGCGTCGGCCATGCGCGCGGTGCCGGGCGTGGTGGAAGTCGAGTTGGTGTGA
- a CDS encoding DMT family transporter has translation MAPSPSIPKAAFWMALSIASFLTMSVAGRATTAELNVFQVLELRSVIGLFILLPLVMISGGFAAMRTKRPLAHIARNVVHFVGQAAWLYALTLIPLAVLISIEFTTPIWTAILAVGFLGERLSRPRLAAIVLGLIGVLIIVRPGVGSVDPGHVVVLGAAVCFGISVVLVKSLTRTDSVVSIIFWMLVIQSVLGLVPALYEWRNPPLELWPWLLLIAFTGMSSHFCMARALAYADATVISPMDFLRVPLSALIGWLLYQEQIDAFTAGGALLILLGNLLNLQKKATKPAEVAAS, from the coding sequence ATGGCACCCTCACCGTCGATCCCCAAGGCCGCGTTCTGGATGGCGCTGTCGATCGCGTCGTTTCTGACGATGTCGGTCGCCGGCCGCGCCACGACAGCCGAGCTCAACGTCTTCCAGGTGCTGGAACTGCGCTCGGTGATCGGCCTTTTCATCCTCCTGCCGCTGGTGATGATATCAGGCGGTTTCGCGGCGATGCGCACCAAACGCCCCTTGGCCCATATCGCCCGCAATGTCGTCCATTTTGTCGGCCAGGCAGCATGGCTCTACGCCTTGACGCTGATTCCGCTGGCCGTGCTGATCTCCATCGAATTCACGACGCCGATCTGGACGGCCATTCTGGCGGTCGGCTTTCTTGGTGAAAGACTAAGCCGGCCCAGACTTGCGGCCATCGTGCTCGGGCTGATCGGCGTGCTGATCATCGTCCGTCCGGGCGTCGGCTCCGTCGATCCGGGACATGTTGTCGTGCTGGGTGCTGCGGTCTGCTTCGGTATATCTGTGGTCCTGGTCAAATCGCTGACGCGGACGGACAGCGTCGTGTCCATCATCTTCTGGATGCTGGTCATCCAGTCCGTGCTCGGCCTTGTCCCGGCGCTCTACGAATGGCGCAACCCGCCGCTCGAACTGTGGCCGTGGCTCCTGCTGATCGCCTTCACCGGCATGTCGTCGCATTTCTGCATGGCCCGCGCGCTCGCCTATGCCGACGCGACCGTCATCTCGCCGATGGACTTTTTGCGCGTGCCGCTGTCGGCGCTGATCGGCTGGCTGCTGTATCAGGAGCAGATCGACGCTTTCACCGCCGGCGGAGCCTTGCTGATCCTGCTGGGCAATCTGCTCAATCTGCAGAAAAAAGCGACCAAACCTGCGGAAGTGGCAGCGTCTTAG